One Thermodesulfobacteriota bacterium genomic region harbors:
- the recO gene encoding DNA repair protein RecO has protein sequence MKSSEALLLRKRPHGDADYVLTLFTRDFGKINAFAKNAKSSRKRFGGRLEPFVLFRARFREKPGDMRFLEDIETVEVFRHMMEDLELFMWGSFMTESAEILLPKESPNEDMFNLLADTLRGLDSGKSAMPLVLGFQLGTLTLSGYGPSIDLCAECGKEAGKGARFSVKKGGALCAECGGGAENGVAFSGAFLRDRESMEIEPSKVLKYIKLFSKFTEYHTEKKLNSSKFIEELKI, from the coding sequence ATGAAAAGCTCAGAAGCGTTACTTCTCCGCAAGCGCCCTCACGGCGACGCCGATTACGTTCTAACGCTGTTTACGAGGGATTTCGGAAAGATAAACGCCTTCGCAAAGAACGCGAAATCGAGCCGAAAGCGTTTCGGCGGCAGGCTCGAGCCCTTCGTCCTTTTCCGCGCGAGGTTCAGGGAAAAGCCGGGTGATATGAGGTTCCTCGAGGACATCGAAACGGTAGAGGTATTCCGGCACATGATGGAAGACCTGGAGCTCTTCATGTGGGGGAGCTTCATGACCGAATCCGCGGAAATACTCCTCCCCAAAGAATCTCCGAACGAGGATATGTTCAACCTCTTGGCGGACACTCTGAGAGGGCTCGACAGCGGGAAGAGCGCCATGCCCCTCGTACTCGGGTTCCAGCTAGGGACGCTTACGCTCTCGGGTTACGGGCCGAGTATAGACCTATGCGCTGAATGCGGGAAAGAAGCGGGAAAAGGCGCGCGCTTCAGCGTAAAAAAAGGGGGCGCGCTGTGCGCTGAATGCGGGGGCGGTGCGGAAAACGGCGTCGCTTTCTCGGGTGCGTTCCTCAGGGACAGGGAGTCTATGGAAATCGAGCCCAGCAAGGTGCTCAAATACATAAAGCTGTTTTCGAAATTCACCGAATACCACACTGAAAAGAAACTGAATTCATCGAAATTCATAGAGGAGCTCAAGATATGA
- the mgtE gene encoding magnesium transporter: MPRPELAEKISSSLHEGKIQEIKALLAEVHPSEIAGLLQTLDPEDHQRVLEALDTDTASEVILELGPEHREEILGELDAEKIAEIVEEMESDDAADLIGELPEQTASDVMAKMDPEDLRDVEPLLKYPDDSAGGIMQIELVKVSEKFTVRDTINWIRLIADEIADFYLIYVTDEDDKLLGQISLSRLVLATPSSRVSNIMEPVEHRATPYMDQEEVAKIFQKYGILSLPVVDGRGVLLGRITADDILDVVTEEASEDILQMAGVGETLHPIFTPTRTRIALRTPWLLMTLIGELFIAFIIVYAFEPTLKKVAILAAFMPAIMATGGNVGLQTTTIIIRSIGMGTINIRQILRIILSEVKVGISLGIICGIIAAIIGGLISYDQPEVIKIALSVFIAMVSATMATSFIGVAAPLLLHKFRFDPAAASGPFLTMFNDIFGSVFYLFIAMLIF; this comes from the coding sequence GTGCCGAGACCCGAACTCGCCGAAAAAATATCCAGCAGTCTCCACGAGGGCAAGATCCAGGAGATAAAGGCCCTGCTGGCCGAGGTCCACCCTTCGGAGATAGCAGGCTTGCTCCAGACACTCGACCCCGAAGACCACCAGAGAGTCCTCGAAGCGCTCGACACGGACACCGCTTCTGAAGTCATACTCGAGCTCGGCCCCGAGCATAGGGAAGAGATACTCGGCGAGCTCGACGCGGAGAAGATCGCTGAAATAGTCGAGGAGATGGAGTCGGACGACGCCGCCGACCTCATCGGGGAGCTCCCGGAACAGACAGCCAGCGACGTGATGGCCAAGATGGACCCCGAGGATTTGAGGGACGTAGAGCCGCTCCTCAAATACCCGGACGACTCGGCGGGCGGCATCATGCAGATCGAGCTCGTGAAGGTCTCCGAAAAGTTCACCGTCCGGGACACGATAAACTGGATACGGCTTATAGCAGACGAAATCGCAGACTTTTATCTTATTTACGTAACAGACGAGGACGACAAGCTCCTCGGGCAGATATCGCTCAGCAGACTCGTGCTCGCGACCCCGAGCTCGAGGGTCTCGAACATTATGGAGCCCGTCGAGCACCGGGCGACACCCTATATGGACCAGGAGGAGGTCGCGAAGATCTTCCAGAAGTACGGCATACTGTCGCTGCCTGTAGTAGACGGGAGGGGCGTTCTCCTCGGAAGGATCACGGCCGACGACATACTCGACGTCGTGACCGAAGAGGCGTCCGAGGACATTCTACAGATGGCTGGCGTCGGAGAAACGCTCCACCCGATATTCACTCCCACGCGGACGAGGATCGCGCTCCGCACTCCGTGGCTGCTGATGACGCTCATAGGCGAATTATTCATCGCCTTTATCATCGTCTACGCGTTCGAGCCGACTCTCAAGAAAGTAGCGATTCTGGCGGCGTTCATGCCGGCGATAATGGCGACCGGGGGGAACGTGGGGCTCCAGACAACTACCATAATCATAAGAAGCATAGGCATGGGGACAATCAACATAAGGCAGATTCTCAGGATCATCCTTTCGGAAGTGAAGGTGGGTATATCGCTCGGAATCATATGCGGCATAATCGCGGCAATAATAGGCGGTCTGATAAGCTACGATCAGCCGGAGGTGATAAAGATCGCCCTTTCGGTGTTCATCGCGATGGTCTCTGCCACCATGGCCACGTCCTTCATAGGTGTGGCGGCCCCTCTCCTGCTCCACAAATTCAGGTTCGACCCCGCGGCGGCCTCGGGACCCTTCCTCACCATGTTCAACGATATTTTCGGGTCGGTCTTCTATCTCTTTATCGCGATGCTGATTTTCTAG
- a CDS encoding 4-hydroxybenzoate octaprenyltransferase produces the protein MNGIRNFANFIKFEHTLFSLPLIFSGAFLAWGGLPELHLLVLIILAGTGARTAALALNRIIDRKIDSENPRTEGRELPSGKISLASALGVTLAGLVLYFASAYFICDLVLYLSPIPIVVFIVYPLMKRFTPLCHFGVGLGLALAPLGGWVAVTCSTSGLFPAVMLSLFTFFWVSGFDIIYATLDEEFDRKSGVRSMVAVYGKGTGLYIAGLLHYAAFFCIAFIYFFMFKTIAAGALLVLIGLLLYLEHKKSENVDLAFFKINIAVGFAVFLFVLSGIYLP, from the coding sequence ATGAACGGCATAAGGAACTTCGCTAATTTTATCAAGTTCGAGCACACGCTTTTTTCGCTCCCCCTTATTTTTTCCGGGGCTTTCCTCGCCTGGGGAGGACTGCCTGAGCTCCATCTGCTCGTGCTGATTATACTGGCGGGAACCGGCGCAAGGACGGCCGCGCTCGCGCTGAACAGGATAATCGACAGGAAGATAGACAGCGAGAATCCGAGGACGGAGGGGCGCGAGCTGCCCTCGGGCAAGATAAGCCTCGCATCCGCCCTCGGCGTCACTCTCGCGGGCCTGGTTCTTTACTTCGCCTCCGCCTATTTCATATGCGACCTCGTACTCTATCTATCCCCTATACCGATAGTCGTTTTCATCGTTTACCCGTTGATGAAGCGGTTCACTCCCCTCTGCCATTTCGGAGTGGGATTGGGACTCGCGCTTGCTCCTCTCGGTGGATGGGTCGCGGTCACGTGCTCGACGTCGGGACTGTTCCCGGCCGTAATGCTCTCCTTATTCACATTCTTCTGGGTATCGGGGTTCGACATCATCTACGCCACGCTCGACGAGGAATTCGACAGGAAGAGCGGCGTGCGCTCGATGGTGGCTGTCTACGGCAAAGGGACGGGGCTCTATATCGCCGGCCTGCTCCACTATGCCGCATTCTTCTGCATCGCCTTTATCTACTTCTTTATGTTCAAGACGATAGCGGCAGGCGCGCTTCTCGTCTTGATCGGTTTACTCCTTTATTTAGAGCATAAAAAGTCGGAGAACGTCGACCTGGCGTTCTTCAAGATCAATATAGCCGTGGGCTTCGCCGTCTTCCTTTTTGTCCTCTCTGGGATATACTTACCGTGA
- a CDS encoding UbiX family flavin prenyltransferase: MRTIVGFTGASGVAYGVDFLRRCPDDKFLIASKWGKRVLHEELGLKVEELRPWVREIYSDSDLAAPFSSGSNHFDSLVIIPCSISTLAKIANGIADTLITRIAQVALKERRRLVIALRETPLSSIALENALKLSREGAIIMPISPPHYIKANTVNDLIEGYVDKVLNIIGVGAGNGWKHDELD; encoded by the coding sequence ATGCGAACTATTGTAGGATTCACGGGCGCTTCCGGCGTGGCGTACGGCGTCGACTTCCTGAGGAGGTGTCCCGACGACAAGTTCCTTATAGCGAGCAAATGGGGGAAGAGGGTGCTTCACGAGGAGCTCGGTCTCAAGGTTGAGGAGCTGAGGCCCTGGGTCAGGGAAATTTACAGCGATTCCGACCTCGCGGCCCCGTTTTCATCCGGCAGCAACCACTTCGATTCGCTTGTCATCATCCCCTGCTCCATCTCCACTCTGGCGAAGATAGCTAACGGCATCGCCGATACCCTAATCACCAGGATAGCGCAGGTGGCGCTCAAGGAGAGGAGGAGGCTCGTCATAGCCCTCCGGGAGACCCCGCTTAGCTCAATCGCGCTCGAGAACGCGCTAAAGCTTTCGAGGGAAGGGGCAATCATAATGCCCATAAGCCCGCCCCATTATATAAAAGCCAACACTGTGAACGACTTGATCGAAGGCTATGTCGATAAGGTTTTGAACATCATAGGGGTAGGGGCCGGCAACGGCTGGAAGCACGACGAGCTCGATTAG
- a CDS encoding menaquinone biosynthesis decarboxylase, with translation MPKKQFYDLQEYIRYLEAIGDLVRVKAEVDPILEITEISSRVIKERGPALIFENVKGAAYPLAINLFGSEERVELALGRKPRDVGEELVELFHKVNPPSLKSFFSVLPKAYDLLSMRTRGVKSGASQEVEERPDLSKLPIIKCWPLDGGRFITLGLVLTQDPVTNRRNLGIYRLQIYDEKTTGMHWHPHKGGAAHYHEAGKLGRDLEAAVILGGDPKMIFTAIAPLPEGMDELAFASYLRGRPIPMVKGRSISISVPANAEFVIEGVVPWNELRVEGPFGDHFGHYSMEADFPVFHVSEITHRINPVYPATVVGKPPKEDVFLGMAAADMFSPLTRIIHPEVKDMWAYPEAGFHNLLVVSVDERYPRNGVKAMLALWGTGQLLLTKVMITVSSDVNPRDWEAVLAEIGENFDPGEDFLMIPWAPLDTLDFTSGKLNVGSKMGINAVRKKGDAKTRRKVPARVPDPRDKHKEILDWRLLPGGILALKLEKNPKEMLKKMFETPGYEDLRIIAALSPDIDLRDDTELIWGIFTRFDPYLDVIFERTELRGSAVIYGGRMGIDATIKSWYPLVIEMSEDVKETVTGRWKEYWMK, from the coding sequence ATGCCGAAAAAGCAATTCTATGACCTGCAGGAATACATAAGGTATCTCGAAGCGATAGGGGACCTCGTGCGCGTGAAGGCCGAGGTCGACCCGATACTCGAAATAACGGAGATTTCCTCGCGCGTCATAAAGGAGAGGGGCCCTGCTCTTATATTCGAAAACGTGAAGGGCGCGGCATACCCCCTCGCAATAAACCTCTTCGGGTCTGAAGAGAGGGTCGAGCTCGCGCTCGGCAGAAAGCCCCGTGACGTTGGGGAGGAGTTGGTCGAGCTCTTTCACAAGGTGAACCCGCCTTCGCTTAAATCTTTTTTCTCCGTCCTCCCCAAAGCATATGACCTCCTGTCCATGAGGACGAGGGGCGTTAAATCGGGCGCGTCGCAGGAGGTCGAGGAGCGTCCCGACCTCTCGAAGCTCCCTATCATAAAGTGCTGGCCGCTCGACGGCGGGAGATTCATCACTCTCGGGCTAGTTCTCACGCAGGACCCGGTAACTAACAGAAGGAACCTCGGCATATACAGGCTCCAGATTTACGACGAGAAAACGACGGGCATGCACTGGCACCCGCACAAGGGCGGGGCCGCCCATTACCACGAGGCCGGCAAGCTCGGACGGGACCTCGAAGCCGCCGTAATCCTCGGGGGCGACCCCAAAATGATATTCACCGCCATAGCCCCGCTCCCCGAAGGCATGGACGAGCTCGCGTTCGCGAGTTATCTGAGGGGGAGGCCCATACCGATGGTGAAAGGCAGGAGCATTTCCATCTCCGTCCCGGCAAACGCGGAGTTCGTCATCGAAGGTGTAGTGCCTTGGAATGAACTCAGGGTCGAAGGGCCCTTCGGCGACCACTTCGGTCATTATTCGATGGAAGCCGATTTCCCCGTATTCCACGTGAGCGAGATAACACACAGGATAAACCCGGTCTATCCGGCGACGGTCGTGGGTAAACCCCCGAAGGAGGACGTTTTCCTCGGCATGGCGGCGGCAGACATGTTCTCGCCGCTCACGAGGATAATCCACCCCGAGGTGAAGGACATGTGGGCGTATCCCGAAGCCGGGTTCCACAATCTCCTCGTCGTCTCTGTGGACGAGCGCTATCCGCGTAATGGAGTCAAGGCCATGCTCGCGCTCTGGGGCACGGGACAGCTCCTGCTGACGAAGGTTATGATTACGGTTTCGAGCGACGTCAACCCCCGCGACTGGGAGGCGGTGCTCGCGGAGATAGGCGAGAACTTCGATCCGGGCGAGGACTTCCTCATGATACCCTGGGCGCCGCTCGACACGCTCGACTTCACGAGCGGGAAGCTCAACGTCGGGAGCAAGATGGGCATTAACGCCGTGCGCAAGAAAGGGGACGCGAAAACCAGGCGGAAGGTCCCCGCCCGCGTGCCCGACCCGAGGGATAAGCATAAGGAGATACTCGACTGGAGGCTACTGCCGGGCGGGATACTCGCGCTCAAACTCGAAAAGAATCCCAAGGAAATGCTTAAAAAGATGTTCGAGACGCCGGGATACGAGGACCTGAGGATAATCGCCGCCTTAAGCCCGGACATAGACCTCCGGGACGACACGGAGCTCATATGGGGCATATTTACGAGGTTCGACCCCTACCTGGACGTGATATTCGAGCGGACCGAGCTCAGAGGCTCGGCGGTAATTTACGGCGGCAGGATGGGGATAGATGCGACGATAAAAAGCTGGTATCCTCTTGTAATCGAGATGTCGGAGGACGTGAAGGAGACGGTAACCGGAAGATGGAAAGAATACTGGATGAAATAG
- the mqnE gene encoding aminofutalosine synthase MqnE yields the protein MERILDEIEKLCFDKELFPIINKVAGGERLSFEDGLTVMNTPDLNTVGMLADYVKRKRAGDKVYFVVNRHVNPTNICAISCKFCAFGTTKKSANAYELSHEQILSLLNDDIREVHIVGGLHPEWKFQDYLDIVKLVKDHYPKTHVKAFTAVEIDWFTEISGMGLEEVLETLRETGVDALTGGGAEILHPDVRKKICAPKTIATRWEEIHGLAHRMGIPTNATILYGHIEEPFHVVDHYERLRRIEDESPGFFAFIPVLFQPENTGLKKQVKFVPASYDLKIHALARLYLDNFPHIKSYWITLGEKMAQVALHYGCSDADGTIMREKIIHDAGAPSELGHTRDFMVNMIKNAGFVPVERDALYNEVRVYN from the coding sequence ATGGAAAGAATACTGGATGAAATAGAAAAGCTCTGTTTTGACAAGGAGCTGTTCCCGATAATAAATAAAGTTGCAGGCGGGGAGCGCTTGTCCTTCGAGGACGGCCTTACGGTGATGAACACGCCTGACCTCAACACGGTCGGCATGCTGGCCGATTACGTGAAGAGGAAGAGGGCGGGGGACAAGGTCTATTTCGTCGTCAACCGTCACGTGAACCCGACGAACATATGCGCCATATCGTGCAAGTTCTGCGCGTTCGGCACGACGAAGAAATCAGCGAACGCATACGAGCTCTCGCACGAGCAGATACTTTCGCTCTTGAACGACGACATTCGCGAAGTGCACATCGTAGGCGGCCTCCACCCCGAGTGGAAGTTCCAGGACTACCTCGACATCGTGAAGCTCGTAAAGGACCACTACCCGAAGACTCACGTCAAGGCGTTCACGGCTGTTGAGATAGACTGGTTCACCGAGATAAGCGGCATGGGTCTCGAAGAGGTTTTAGAGACGCTGAGGGAGACCGGAGTGGACGCGCTCACGGGCGGAGGGGCAGAGATACTGCACCCCGACGTGAGGAAGAAGATATGCGCGCCCAAGACTATTGCCACCCGGTGGGAAGAGATACATGGCCTCGCGCACAGGATGGGGATACCTACTAACGCGACCATACTATACGGTCACATCGAAGAGCCATTCCACGTGGTCGACCATTACGAGAGGCTGAGGAGGATAGAGGACGAATCGCCCGGGTTCTTCGCCTTCATACCTGTGCTCTTCCAGCCCGAGAACACAGGACTCAAGAAGCAGGTGAAGTTCGTCCCGGCGTCTTACGACCTCAAGATACACGCGCTCGCGAGGCTATATCTCGACAATTTCCCCCACATCAAGTCCTACTGGATAACGCTCGGGGAGAAGATGGCCCAGGTCGCGCTACATTACGGGTGCAGCGACGCCGACGGGACTATAATGCGCGAGAAGATAATCCACGACGCGGGAGCGCCGTCCGAGCTCGGGCACACGCGGGACTTCATGGTGAACATGATTAAGAACGCGGGGTTCGTGCCTGTCGAGCGCGACGCGCTCTACAACGAGGTAAGGGTTTACAATTAG
- a CDS encoding AAA family ATPase, producing MIKSIKLKFGRAPTLQAETIETTPVTLFVGPNNSGKSKVLSEIYQFCQNGSQNTLNLIFDSLEFETFTAEQAEDKIKFSLLKPRHGEAVLDNHVIIGKKGTRHNVNRSQLLEAVKNPNNRPSHFCSWYLSYNTLILDGNSRINLINQQPAGDLQIPQSTFQVLFTDDKKRHEVRRIIKEAFDLYFVIDPTHLGQLRLRLALYAPLNDAQERGIHDESVSYHSKAMPIENSSDGVKAFTGIITEIIAGDPAVLLIDEPEAFLHPALSFKLGKEIARASHKSEKRLFISTHSTNFVMGCIQSGTPINIIRLTYRNGTATARVLPKNDILRLMRSPLLRSTGVLGGIFYEFVVVTESDSDRAFYQEINERLVLYDPDNGIPNCLFLNAQNKQTVHTIIRPLRELGIPAAGIIDLDMIKEGGSVWTNFLKGGFIPELEHSSLAQLRNSVKTKFEETGRDMKRDGGVALLSPNDQEAANNLLDQLADYGLFVVRGGELESWLPTLQSSGHGPDWLVDVFEKMGEDPDLPNYMKPVSGDVWEFIGRVKHWLTNANRKGIPT from the coding sequence ATGATAAAGAGTATAAAGCTTAAATTCGGTCGAGCTCCGACCTTACAGGCTGAGACAATAGAGACTACACCCGTAACATTATTTGTCGGTCCAAATAACTCAGGAAAAAGCAAAGTCTTAAGTGAAATTTATCAATTTTGCCAAAATGGATCCCAAAATACACTAAATCTCATATTTGACAGTCTCGAATTTGAAACATTTACTGCGGAACAAGCTGAAGATAAAATCAAATTCAGCCTGTTAAAACCTCGACATGGAGAAGCAGTTCTTGATAATCATGTAATAATTGGCAAAAAAGGTACACGCCATAATGTAAATAGATCGCAACTATTAGAGGCGGTTAAAAACCCAAATAACCGCCCTTCACATTTTTGTTCCTGGTATCTGTCTTATAATACTCTTATCTTGGATGGCAATAGTAGAATTAACTTAATCAATCAACAGCCAGCTGGTGATTTACAAATACCACAAAGCACATTTCAAGTATTGTTCACTGATGATAAAAAAAGACACGAAGTGCGTCGAATTATAAAAGAAGCATTTGATCTATATTTTGTGATCGATCCTACACATCTAGGACAATTAAGGCTGAGACTAGCTCTTTATGCACCTTTGAATGATGCACAAGAGCGAGGTATTCATGATGAATCAGTTAGTTATCATTCCAAAGCAATGCCTATTGAGAATTCGAGTGATGGGGTTAAAGCATTCACGGGCATTATTACAGAAATTATTGCAGGAGATCCTGCGGTTCTACTTATTGATGAACCCGAGGCATTTTTACATCCTGCACTTTCGTTTAAATTAGGGAAAGAGATTGCACGTGCTAGTCATAAATCTGAAAAGAGACTTTTTATTTCAACTCACAGTACGAATTTTGTAATGGGATGCATACAATCTGGGACGCCAATAAATATAATTCGACTTACATATCGTAATGGAACAGCCACTGCTAGGGTACTTCCGAAAAATGATATTTTGAGACTAATGAGAAGTCCTTTATTAAGATCTACGGGGGTACTTGGAGGAATATTTTATGAATTCGTCGTCGTTACTGAATCGGATTCCGATCGTGCATTTTATCAAGAAATAAATGAAAGATTGGTATTATATGATCCAGATAATGGGATTCCTAATTGTTTGTTTTTGAATGCACAAAATAAGCAAACTGTGCATACAATCATCCGTCCATTACGTGAATTAGGCATACCTGCTGCAGGAATCATCGATTTAGATATGATTAAGGAAGGTGGTTCAGTTTGGACCAATTTCTTAAAGGGTGGTTTTATTCCGGAACTCGAACATAGCTCACTTGCTCAATTGCGTAATTCAGTGAAAACTAAATTTGAAGAAACTGGCAGGGATATGAAAAGAGACGGAGGAGTTGCACTTTTATCACCAAATGATCAAGAAGCAGCCAATAATTTACTTGATCAATTGGCGGATTATGGTCTATTTGTAGTGAGGGGGGGCGAATTAGAGTCGTGGCTGCCTACACTACAGAGTTCTGGTCATGGACCTGACTGGCTTGTCGATGTTTTTGAAAAAATGGGCGAGGATCCGGATTTGCCCAATTATATGAAACCTGTTAGTGGCGATGTTTGGGAATTTATAGGACGTGTTAAGCACTGGTTGACTAATGCAAACCGAAAGGGAATACCCACCTGA
- a CDS encoding TraR/DksA C4-type zinc finger protein, with protein MSDYDSIIERLRARKTELESRLGKVETSMRKTYAKDWEEQSIERENDEVVDALDETLRTELNQVNSALSRVEKNEYGICAVCDDPIPVARLEALPYTDRCVSCASESE; from the coding sequence ATGAGTGATTATGACTCAATAATAGAAAGGTTGAGAGCAAGGAAAACCGAGCTTGAGAGCAGGCTTGGCAAGGTGGAGACATCCATGAGGAAGACCTATGCCAAGGACTGGGAGGAGCAGTCTATTGAGCGCGAGAACGACGAGGTAGTGGATGCGCTCGACGAGACGCTGCGCACGGAGCTCAACCAGGTAAACTCCGCCCTCTCTCGCGTGGAGAAGAACGAGTACGGCATTTGCGCCGTTTGCGACGACCCTATCCCTGTGGCCCGCCTCGAAGCGCTCCCGTACACCGACCGCTGCGTGAGCTGCGCGAGCGAATCCGAGTAG
- a CDS encoding STAS domain-containing protein, translating into MEMKVIREDDELTHVKLSGRVDLEGIGDLDLEFTRHTVTRRKPTLVDISEVDYIASIGLRMLVTAAKALNKFGARLVLLNPHPDVEDVLRTAGFDKVMPIEHDYERALERLRTAA; encoded by the coding sequence ATGGAGATGAAGGTCATAAGGGAAGACGACGAACTTACTCACGTGAAGCTCTCGGGCAGGGTCGATCTCGAGGGAATAGGAGACCTCGACCTCGAATTTACGAGACATACGGTCACCCGCAGGAAACCTACGCTCGTGGATATATCCGAAGTCGATTACATCGCCTCCATAGGCCTCAGAATGCTCGTGACAGCGGCCAAGGCGCTCAACAAGTTCGGCGCCAGGCTCGTGCTTCTCAACCCTCATCCGGACGTTGAAGACGTGCTCCGGACAGCCGGCTTCGACAAGGTGATGCCCATAGAGCACGATTACGAGAGGGCGCTCGAAAGGTTGAGAACGGCCGCCTGA
- a CDS encoding SpoIIE family protein phosphatase produces MANKISEDSLAVSYAAPATILVVDDDPDLELIVTQKFRRQIRSGEFHFIFARSGEDALEKLRENVIDVILTDIKLPGMDGLTLLSRLKTQYPLIRTVIISSYGDMRTIRRALNLGAFDFLTKPIDFDDLGITITKTIEEALALKQAVKDRERLAAIRQELDVARRIQLSMIPGIFPAFPGRRDFEIFGEIITAREVGGDFYDFCMIDDDRLYFAIGDASGKGVPAALFMAVTRTMVKADAVKGLSPERCLSEANKILCMENEFSMFITVFTGVLDTRTGEIVYSNGGHKLPIIIRGGSGPEMLENTEGIALGVIGGDSLYGLKSVKLEPGDGIVLYSDGVTEAVNKDGALFTDRRLRELLATDGFENPRDTVGRILRDVEEFSRGVHLTDDITVLALRYNK; encoded by the coding sequence ATGGCAAATAAAATTTCGGAAGACTCTCTAGCCGTCTCCTACGCCGCGCCCGCGACTATCCTAGTGGTCGACGACGACCCCGATCTTGAGCTCATCGTGACCCAGAAATTCAGGAGGCAGATAAGGAGCGGCGAATTCCATTTCATATTCGCCCGCAGCGGCGAAGACGCGCTCGAAAAACTGAGAGAGAATGTGATCGACGTCATCCTCACCGACATCAAGCTGCCGGGCATGGACGGGCTTACGCTTCTTTCGAGGCTGAAGACCCAATACCCGCTCATCAGGACCGTTATAATCTCGTCATACGGGGACATGAGGACGATAAGGAGAGCGCTCAACCTGGGGGCGTTCGATTTCCTTACGAAGCCCATAGACTTCGACGACCTGGGTATCACCATTACAAAAACGATCGAAGAGGCCCTTGCCTTGAAGCAGGCGGTGAAAGACAGGGAGCGCCTCGCCGCGATACGCCAGGAGCTCGACGTCGCCCGCAGGATCCAGCTTTCGATGATCCCCGGAATATTCCCCGCCTTCCCCGGGAGGCGCGATTTCGAGATATTCGGCGAGATAATCACTGCCCGTGAAGTTGGCGGCGACTTCTACGACTTCTGCATGATCGACGACGACAGGCTGTATTTCGCGATAGGAGACGCGTCCGGCAAAGGCGTGCCGGCTGCTCTTTTCATGGCGGTGACGAGGACAATGGTCAAGGCGGACGCGGTGAAGGGCCTTTCGCCCGAGAGGTGCCTTTCCGAGGCGAACAAGATACTCTGCATGGAGAACGAGTTCTCCATGTTCATCACGGTCTTCACGGGCGTGCTGGATACGAGAACGGGGGAGATCGTCTACAGCAACGGCGGGCACAAGCTCCCGATCATCATCCGCGGAGGGAGCGGGCCCGAGATGCTGGAGAACACCGAGGGCATAGCATTGGGCGTTATAGGAGGGGATTCGCTCTACGGCTTAAAGTCCGTGAAGCTCGAGCCCGGGGACGGTATCGTACTCTACAGCGACGGCGTGACGGAGGCTGTGAATAAGGACGGGGCACTCTTCACGGACAGGAGGCTCAGGGAATTGCTAGCGACGGACGGTTTCGAAAACCCACGCGACACGGTCGGGAGGATATTGAGGGACGTCGAGGAGTTTTCCCGCGGAGTCCATCTCACGGACGATATTACGGTGCTTGCGCTCAGATATAATAAGTAA
- a CDS encoding ATP-binding protein, whose product MNSDLSIRLKNSFSELSRLKDALNTYCEFRELPSNIVFALTLSLDEVVTNVISYGYDDHDEHNIDVTLRSGQGVIEIAVEDDGKPFNPLEYKTPDLKCPIDERPIGGLGIYLVKTYMSELEYRRLGGKNRLVMRKNI is encoded by the coding sequence ATGAATTCCGATCTCTCGATCCGGCTCAAAAACAGCTTTAGCGAATTATCGCGCCTGAAGGACGCGCTGAATACGTACTGCGAGTTCAGGGAGCTGCCGTCGAATATAGTCTTCGCGCTTACGCTTTCCCTCGACGAGGTCGTAACGAACGTCATTTCATACGGGTACGACGACCACGACGAGCATAATATAGATGTCACCCTGCGGTCGGGGCAGGGGGTGATAGAAATAGCCGTCGAGGACGACGGGAAGCCGTTCAACCCTCTCGAATACAAGACGCCAGACCTCAAATGCCCGATAGACGAGAGGCCCATTGGCGGGCTCGGCATCTATCTGGTCAAGACGTATATGAGCGAGCTCGAATACAGGAGGTTAGGGGGGAAGAACCGGCTCGTTATGAGAAAGAACATATGA